In the genome of Rhizobium etli 8C-3, one region contains:
- a CDS encoding glycoside hydrolase family 2 protein, protein MRSVVSFNESWSFHEGFGQQLLDTFDGTTSVSLPHTAVELPFNYFDETIYQRAFTYQKILRWLPEFEGREVSIVFDGVMADSVVYLNGEEIVAHKDGYTPFEARLTGKLVKGDNLITVKIDGSENPAIPPFGGRIDYLTYAGIYRDAWLKVTGAVSVRNLKIETENVLSEAKSVRVRCDLANPQNAAFLGTVTAQLKDTSGTVIATASGDTTGEDVTLSFESLADISLWDISSPVRYEITVDLKTSHGSDRLSSHFGFRTAEFTPDGFLLNGKPLKLRGLNRHQAFPYVGYAAGRSAQERDADIMKSVLKCNIVRTSHYPQSKWFLDQCDRIGLLVFEEIPGWQHIGDVEWQQESIRNVRRMIERDWNHPSIVIWGVRINESQDCHDFYVETNRLARELDPTRKTGGVRYITESELLEDVYTMNDFILGNEELPGANRPRTALRSQQETTGLDRKVPYLITEFNGHMHPTKIYDQEARQAEHVRRHLEVLDAAYGDPEIAGAIGWCMFDYNTHKDFGSGDRICYHGVLDMFREPKFAAYAYSSQCDPSDEIVMKPVTFWARGERNIGGVLPLIILTNCDEIELNYGSITKRIGPDRENFPHLPHPPVVLDHRHFTADELGTWGFEWLDGEFTGYIDSQPVARLRLAADPVPTTLDVVADSGSLKARERDTTRVVIRALDQYGQRLPFLHDRVTLRVDGPAKIVGPSTIPLQGGTAGFWLEATGLTGNITVEAASSRFALVTLNVTAV, encoded by the coding sequence ATGCGGTCCGTCGTCTCGTTCAATGAATCCTGGAGTTTCCACGAAGGCTTCGGCCAGCAGCTTCTCGACACTTTCGACGGCACGACGAGCGTCAGCCTGCCGCACACCGCCGTCGAGCTGCCTTTCAACTATTTCGACGAGACTATCTATCAGCGCGCCTTTACCTATCAGAAAATCCTGCGCTGGCTGCCGGAATTCGAGGGCCGCGAAGTCTCGATCGTCTTCGATGGCGTCATGGCCGACAGTGTCGTCTATCTGAACGGTGAAGAGATCGTCGCTCACAAGGACGGCTACACCCCTTTCGAGGCCCGCCTCACCGGCAAGCTTGTCAAGGGCGACAACCTTATCACCGTGAAGATTGACGGGAGCGAGAATCCCGCAATCCCCCCCTTCGGGGGCCGTATCGACTACCTCACTTATGCCGGCATCTATCGCGATGCCTGGCTTAAGGTCACCGGCGCGGTTTCTGTCCGCAACCTCAAGATCGAAACCGAAAACGTACTCTCCGAGGCCAAATCCGTTCGTGTTCGCTGCGATCTCGCCAACCCGCAAAATGCCGCGTTTCTTGGCACCGTTACGGCCCAGCTCAAGGACACATCCGGCACCGTCATCGCCACCGCGAGCGGCGACACGACGGGCGAAGACGTGACGCTTTCCTTCGAAAGCCTGGCGGACATTTCGCTTTGGGACATTTCCAGCCCCGTGCGCTATGAAATAACTGTCGACCTGAAAACCAGCCACGGCTCGGATCGGCTGTCGTCGCATTTCGGCTTCCGCACCGCCGAGTTCACGCCGGATGGTTTTCTGCTCAACGGCAAGCCGCTGAAACTGCGCGGCCTGAACCGCCACCAGGCATTTCCTTATGTCGGCTACGCGGCCGGGCGCTCGGCGCAGGAGCGTGATGCCGACATCATGAAATCTGTGCTGAAGTGCAATATCGTCCGCACCTCGCACTATCCGCAGTCGAAATGGTTCCTTGATCAGTGCGACCGCATCGGCCTTTTGGTTTTCGAGGAGATCCCCGGCTGGCAGCATATCGGTGACGTGGAATGGCAGCAGGAGTCGATCCGCAACGTCCGCCGCATGATCGAACGCGACTGGAACCACCCGTCGATCGTCATATGGGGCGTGCGCATCAACGAATCGCAGGACTGCCACGACTTCTACGTCGAGACCAATCGGCTCGCTCGCGAACTCGACCCGACCCGCAAGACCGGCGGCGTGCGCTACATCACCGAAAGCGAGTTGCTCGAAGACGTCTATACTATGAACGATTTCATCCTCGGAAACGAGGAACTGCCCGGCGCCAATCGCCCGCGCACGGCTCTTCGCAGCCAGCAGGAAACCACCGGTCTCGATCGAAAGGTGCCCTACCTCATCACCGAGTTCAATGGTCACATGCATCCGACCAAGATCTACGATCAGGAAGCGCGCCAGGCAGAGCATGTGCGTCGTCACCTTGAGGTGCTAGATGCCGCCTACGGCGATCCGGAAATCGCCGGCGCGATCGGCTGGTGCATGTTCGACTACAATACCCACAAGGATTTCGGCTCCGGGGACCGGATCTGCTATCACGGCGTGCTCGACATGTTCCGCGAGCCGAAATTCGCCGCCTATGCCTATTCCAGCCAGTGCGATCCGTCTGACGAGATCGTCATGAAGCCGGTGACCTTCTGGGCGCGCGGGGAGCGCAACATCGGCGGCGTTCTGCCTCTGATCATTCTTACGAACTGCGATGAGATCGAGCTGAACTACGGCTCGATCACCAAGCGTATCGGTCCGGATCGTGAAAATTTCCCGCACCTACCCCACCCGCCCGTCGTGCTGGACCATCGGCATTTCACGGCGGACGAGCTTGGCACATGGGGTTTTGAATGGCTCGACGGCGAGTTTACGGGTTATATCGACAGCCAGCCCGTAGCCAGATTGCGGCTTGCTGCCGATCCTGTGCCGACGACGCTCGACGTTGTGGCCGACAGCGGATCGCTGAAAGCCCGCGAGCGCGACACGACGCGCGTCGTTATTCGCGCGCTCGACCAATACGGCCAGCGGCTTCCCTTTCTGCATGACAGAGTGACGCTGCGCGTCGATGGTCCAGCCAAGATCGTCGGCCCCTCCACTATTCCGCTGCAGGGCGGCACGGCCGGTTTCTGGCTGGAAGCAACGGGGCTCACCGGCAATATCACGGTCGAGGCTGCCTCGTCCCGCTTTGCACTCGTCACCCTCAATGTAACGGCTGTCTGA
- a CDS encoding SMP-30/gluconolactonase/LRE family protein, with amino-acid sequence MSQDILYEIRDDRFRSLIAGSARLEELYAGCRWAEGPVWFSDLNCLIWSDIPNERMLRWVPDGGVSVFRSPSNYVNGNTRDRQGRLISCEHGGRRVTRTEPDGKITVLADSYQGKRLNSPNDVVVASDGSIWFTDPSYGIKSDYEGHKSEPEQETRNVYRIDAQSGVVEAVVTDFIQPNGLAFTSDEKQLYIADSGSADHEVPRHIRAFDVIDGKKLANSRYFCSIDNGIPDGFRFDISGNLWSSAADGVHCFAPDGTLLGKIKVPQTVSNVTFGGQKKNRLFITATQSLYSIYTTTNGAQYP; translated from the coding sequence GTGTCGCAAGATATCCTCTATGAGATCCGTGACGACCGCTTCCGCAGCCTGATTGCAGGGAGCGCCAGGCTGGAGGAGCTTTATGCCGGCTGCCGCTGGGCGGAAGGCCCTGTCTGGTTTTCCGATCTCAATTGCCTGATCTGGAGCGATATCCCGAACGAGCGCATGCTGCGCTGGGTACCTGATGGCGGCGTCTCGGTCTTCCGCTCGCCATCGAACTACGTCAACGGCAACACCCGTGATCGTCAGGGGCGCCTGATCTCCTGCGAACACGGCGGCCGTCGCGTCACGCGTACCGAGCCCGACGGCAAGATCACCGTTCTGGCCGACAGCTATCAGGGCAAGCGTCTCAACTCGCCAAACGACGTCGTCGTGGCGTCTGACGGCTCGATCTGGTTCACGGACCCGAGCTACGGCATCAAATCGGACTATGAGGGCCACAAGTCGGAGCCCGAACAGGAGACGCGAAACGTCTACCGCATCGACGCGCAGAGCGGCGTCGTCGAAGCGGTGGTTACCGACTTCATCCAGCCGAACGGCCTTGCTTTCACTTCCGACGAAAAGCAGCTTTACATTGCCGATTCCGGCTCTGCCGATCATGAGGTGCCGCGCCACATCCGCGCCTTCGACGTCATCGACGGCAAGAAGCTCGCCAACAGCCGTTATTTCTGCTCGATCGACAACGGCATACCGGATGGCTTCCGCTTCGACATCAGCGGAAATCTCTGGAGCAGCGCCGCCGATGGCGTCCATTGCTTCGCCCCGGACGGTACCTTGCTCGGCAAGATCAAGGTACCGCAGACCGTCTCCAACGTCACCTTTGGCGGCCAGAAGAAAAACCGCCTCTTTATCACCGCAACGCAATCGCTCTATTCGATCTACACGACGACGAATGGTGCACAATATCCATAA
- a CDS encoding SDR family oxidoreductase, with amino-acid sequence MELQGRTALVTGAGSGIGKATALKLAAEGARVAVLSRTGREAKQTRDEIRTAGGQAISLTADTSDEGLMRDAIDTLLARFGGIDVVVANAGINGVWAPIDDLKPEEWDKTIAVNLRGTYLTLHLTVPHMKLNGGSIIVVSSINGTRTFTTPGATAYTVTKAGQVAMVQQLALELGKHGIRVNAVCPGAIDTNISDNTRSRHREETEIPVVWPKGEIPISGGAAGQSADVAEAILFLATERSRHITGTPIWIDGGQGLLR; translated from the coding sequence ATGGAACTTCAGGGAAGAACTGCTTTGGTCACCGGCGCCGGTTCCGGCATCGGAAAGGCCACCGCGCTGAAGCTTGCTGCAGAAGGCGCCAGGGTTGCCGTTTTGAGCCGCACCGGCCGCGAGGCCAAACAAACGCGCGACGAAATCCGCACTGCAGGCGGGCAGGCGATCTCGCTGACGGCCGACACCAGCGACGAAGGCTTGATGCGCGATGCAATTGACACGCTTCTGGCCAGGTTCGGCGGCATCGACGTCGTCGTTGCCAATGCCGGTATCAATGGCGTCTGGGCGCCGATCGACGACCTGAAGCCGGAGGAGTGGGACAAGACCATTGCCGTCAACCTGCGCGGTACCTACCTCACCCTGCATCTCACTGTCCCGCATATGAAATTGAACGGCGGCTCCATCATCGTCGTCTCCTCGATCAACGGAACGCGGACCTTCACGACGCCCGGCGCGACCGCCTATACCGTCACGAAGGCCGGCCAAGTGGCGATGGTGCAACAGCTGGCATTGGAACTCGGCAAGCACGGAATCCGCGTCAATGCCGTCTGCCCGGGCGCCATCGACACCAATATCAGCGACAATACCAGGAGCCGCCACCGCGAGGAGACGGAAATCCCGGTCGTCTGGCCTAAGGGCGAAATTCCGATCAGCGGCGGCGCGGCAGGCCAGAGCGCCGATGTCGCCGAAGCCATCCTCTTTCTTGCGACAGAGCGCTCGCGTCACATTACCGGCACACCGATCTGGATCGATGGCGGCCAAGGGCTGCTGCGCTAG
- a CDS encoding carbohydrate ABC transporter permease has product MNTVATPEIKLTSERKRGNSIRSRLQDVLPKIVLAPSFAVTVIFVYGFIVWTAYLSFTNSKTFPSYALTGPRAYQRLWRWTFESDPPSSWYTSITNMAIFGFLYVGICLALGLFLAILLDQKIRGEGLLRPIFLYPMALSFIVTGVAWKWFLDPGLGLEQTLHQWGWTSFHFDWIKNKDFVIYTVVIAGVWQASGFVMAMFLAGLRGIDSEIMKAAQIDGATTLQLYRRIVIPMLRPVFLSAFIVLAHMAIKSYDLVVALTSGGPGGSAWLPSNFMYEYTFKRNEMAVGSASAIIMLMTISAIIVPYLYSELREKAR; this is encoded by the coding sequence ATGAACACCGTCGCGACCCCCGAGATCAAGCTCACGTCGGAACGCAAAAGAGGCAATTCCATCCGCTCCCGCCTGCAGGATGTCTTGCCGAAGATCGTGCTGGCGCCGAGTTTTGCCGTCACGGTGATCTTTGTTTATGGTTTCATCGTCTGGACCGCCTATCTGTCCTTCACCAATTCAAAGACATTTCCATCCTATGCGCTGACAGGACCACGCGCCTATCAACGGCTCTGGCGCTGGACGTTTGAAAGCGATCCGCCCTCCAGCTGGTATACCTCGATCACCAACATGGCGATCTTCGGCTTCCTTTATGTCGGCATCTGTTTAGCACTCGGCCTGTTTCTGGCGATTCTGCTCGACCAGAAGATCCGCGGCGAGGGGCTGTTGCGGCCAATCTTCCTGTACCCGATGGCGCTTTCCTTCATCGTCACCGGCGTTGCCTGGAAATGGTTCCTCGACCCCGGCCTGGGACTTGAGCAGACGCTGCATCAATGGGGTTGGACGAGCTTCCATTTCGATTGGATCAAGAACAAGGATTTCGTCATCTATACCGTCGTGATCGCCGGCGTCTGGCAGGCTTCCGGCTTCGTGATGGCGATGTTTCTCGCGGGCCTGCGCGGCATCGATAGCGAGATCATGAAAGCCGCCCAGATCGATGGGGCAACGACCTTGCAGCTCTACAGACGCATCGTCATCCCGATGCTGCGACCGGTCTTCCTCTCGGCCTTCATCGTGCTCGCCCATATGGCGATCAAGTCTTACGACCTCGTGGTCGCGCTGACCTCGGGCGGTCCCGGTGGCTCGGCCTGGCTGCCGTCCAACTTCATGTACGAATACACCTTCAAGCGGAACGAGATGGCCGTCGGTTCGGCAAGCGCGATCATCATGCTGATGACGATCTCGGCCATCATCGTGCCCTATCTCTATTCCGAACTGAGGGAGAAGGCGCGATGA
- a CDS encoding ABC transporter ATP-binding protein, which translates to MAFLEISGLKKRFGAVDILKGIDLELEKGGFLVLVGPSGCGKSTLLNTIAGLETITEGDIRIDGRTINDLHPSKRDIAMVFQSYALYPNMTVAGNISFGMEIRGVPKDARAKAVKEVADMLQIGHLLDRKPSQLSGGQRQRVAMGRALVRNPQVFLFDEPLSNLDAKLRVDMRTEIKRLHQRMKTTIVYVTHDQIEAMTLATKIAVLKDGVLQQFGTPSEIYNSPSNIFVADFMGSPAMNLLNARLENSAGGLLVSLDRPNAEALKLPVPAANNSLASYAGRNVIFGIRPEALTDPDGADRKAKWLAEGDCAIEVVEPAGSDTFAVTKLGGKSVIARLRADAGIQPGQSTRLAFNLDKAVFFDPESQLRIA; encoded by the coding sequence ATGGCTTTCCTTGAAATATCCGGTCTTAAAAAACGCTTCGGCGCCGTCGACATCCTCAAGGGCATCGATCTGGAGCTCGAAAAAGGCGGCTTTCTCGTGCTGGTCGGTCCCTCCGGTTGCGGCAAGTCGACCTTGCTCAACACCATCGCCGGCCTGGAGACGATCACCGAAGGCGATATCCGCATCGATGGCCGGACCATCAATGATCTTCATCCCTCCAAGCGCGACATTGCCATGGTGTTCCAGTCCTATGCGCTCTATCCGAACATGACGGTGGCTGGAAACATATCCTTCGGCATGGAGATTCGCGGTGTGCCGAAGGACGCGCGGGCAAAGGCTGTCAAGGAAGTGGCCGACATGCTGCAGATCGGCCATCTGCTCGACCGCAAGCCCAGCCAGCTCTCAGGCGGCCAAAGGCAGCGCGTCGCGATGGGGCGCGCGCTCGTGCGCAACCCGCAGGTCTTCCTCTTCGACGAACCGTTGTCCAACCTCGATGCAAAGCTGCGCGTCGATATGCGCACGGAGATCAAGCGCCTGCATCAGCGAATGAAAACGACGATCGTCTATGTCACGCACGACCAGATCGAGGCGATGACGCTGGCAACCAAGATCGCCGTACTGAAGGATGGCGTCCTGCAGCAATTCGGCACCCCTTCGGAAATCTACAATAGCCCCTCCAACATTTTCGTGGCCGACTTCATGGGATCGCCGGCAATGAATCTTCTCAATGCCAGGCTGGAAAACAGCGCCGGCGGCCTGCTGGTTTCACTCGACCGGCCGAACGCCGAAGCATTGAAGCTGCCTGTTCCGGCCGCAAATAACAGCCTGGCCTCCTATGCCGGCAGAAACGTGATCTTCGGAATTCGCCCGGAAGCGCTGACCGACCCGGATGGCGCCGATCGCAAGGCAAAGTGGCTGGCGGAAGGCGATTGTGCGATCGAGGTCGTCGAGCCCGCGGGCTCGGACACTTTCGCGGTGACGAAGCTCGGCGGCAAATCGGTCATCGCGCGGCTGCGCGCCGATGCCGGTATTCAGCCTGGCCAGAGCACGCGCCTTGCCTTCAATCTCGACAAGGCGGTGTTTTTCGATCCGGAGAGCCAGCTGCGGATCGCATAA
- a CDS encoding ABC transporter substrate-binding protein encodes MRKFLGTAAAAAVMMAGTAAYSADVKEVQMLHWWTSGGEAAALNVLKEDLSKEGFAWKDVPVAGGGGDAAMTALKAMVAAGTYPTASQMLGYTVLDYAQAGVMGDLTETATKEGWDKSVPAALQKFSVYDGKWVAAPVNVHSVNWLWINKAVMDKIGGTEPKTFDELIALLDKAKAAGVIPLALGGQNWQEATMFDSIVLSTGGPEFYKKAFNDLDEESLKSDTMKKSFDNLAKIIKYVDPNFSGRDWNLATAMVIKGDALVQVMGDWAKGEFVAAKKTPDTDFLCYRFPGTNGSVIYNSDMFGMFDVPDDRKAAQVALATATLSKSFQSAFNVVKGSVPARTDVPDTDFDACGKKGIADLKAANEGGTLFGSLAQGYGAPPAVANAYKDVVSKFVHGQITTSDQAVEELVKAIDDAK; translated from the coding sequence ATGCGCAAGTTTTTGGGCACGGCAGCCGCTGCTGCCGTGATGATGGCAGGTACTGCGGCCTACTCGGCCGACGTGAAGGAAGTGCAGATGCTGCACTGGTGGACGTCGGGCGGTGAGGCTGCGGCACTCAACGTGCTCAAGGAGGACCTTTCCAAGGAAGGCTTTGCCTGGAAGGACGTGCCGGTGGCCGGCGGTGGCGGTGATGCTGCCATGACCGCGCTCAAGGCGATGGTTGCGGCAGGTACCTATCCGACCGCCTCGCAGATGCTCGGCTATACCGTTCTCGACTACGCCCAGGCCGGTGTCATGGGCGATCTTACCGAGACGGCGACGAAGGAAGGATGGGACAAGTCCGTTCCCGCAGCTCTCCAGAAGTTCTCCGTCTATGACGGCAAGTGGGTTGCTGCTCCTGTCAACGTTCACTCCGTCAACTGGCTTTGGATCAACAAGGCCGTGATGGACAAGATCGGCGGCACTGAGCCGAAGACCTTCGACGAGCTGATTGCCCTGCTCGACAAGGCCAAGGCTGCCGGCGTCATTCCGCTCGCTCTCGGCGGTCAGAACTGGCAGGAAGCGACGATGTTCGATTCGATCGTGCTTTCCACCGGCGGGCCGGAATTCTACAAGAAGGCCTTCAACGACCTCGACGAAGAATCGTTGAAATCAGACACGATGAAGAAGTCCTTCGACAATCTTGCCAAGATCATCAAGTATGTCGACCCGAACTTCTCCGGCCGTGACTGGAATCTGGCGACCGCCATGGTCATCAAGGGCGATGCGCTGGTTCAGGTCATGGGCGATTGGGCCAAGGGCGAATTCGTCGCGGCGAAGAAGACGCCGGATACCGACTTCCTCTGCTACCGCTTCCCGGGCACAAACGGCAGCGTGATCTACAACTCCGACATGTTCGGCATGTTCGACGTTCCCGACGACCGCAAGGCCGCGCAGGTAGCGCTGGCGACCGCGACGCTGTCGAAGAGCTTCCAATCGGCCTTCAACGTCGTCAAAGGTTCGGTTCCGGCCCGTACCGATGTTCCCGACACGGACTTCGACGCCTGCGGCAAGAAGGGCATTGCCGACCTCAAGGCTGCCAATGAAGGCGGCACGCTGTTCGGCTCGCTGGCCCAGGGCTACGGCGCTCCTCCGGCGGTAGCCAATGCCTACAAGGACGTCGTTTCCAAGTTCGTTCATGGACAGATCACGACCTCTGATCAGGCCGTGGAAGAGCTCGTCAAGGCAATCGACGACGCCAAGTAG
- a CDS encoding endonuclease/exonuclease/phosphatase family protein, protein MSTFSPAPLQSIGSELKILTYNVHSCIGTDRRIEPARIADVIAQTGADIIALQELDVGRKRTGGIDQAHAIASLLKMQAHFHPALHVEEEQYGDAILTAMPTRLMKAGPLPSVGEKRGAIWVQIEMAGMHLNLLNTHLGLRGIDRMRQVTTLLDREWIGSQKFQAAPAIICGDLNAVPSSPAYKMLARHFRDTQLLAARRPRPTYPSRLPILRIDHIFVSDGIGVTSATVTATPLVRRASDHLPLLATILPGAASRRREIAF, encoded by the coding sequence ATGAGCACATTCTCTCCCGCTCCGCTGCAATCAATCGGCAGCGAGCTGAAAATCCTGACCTATAATGTGCATAGCTGCATTGGCACCGATCGGCGGATCGAGCCAGCGCGCATCGCCGATGTGATCGCGCAAACCGGTGCGGACATCATTGCGCTGCAGGAACTGGATGTCGGCCGCAAGCGCACGGGCGGCATAGACCAGGCACATGCGATCGCCTCGCTCTTGAAGATGCAGGCCCATTTTCATCCGGCGCTGCATGTCGAGGAGGAGCAGTACGGCGATGCCATTCTGACGGCCATGCCGACCCGCTTGATGAAAGCCGGGCCGCTACCTTCCGTCGGCGAAAAGCGAGGGGCGATATGGGTGCAGATCGAAATGGCGGGAATGCATCTGAACTTGCTGAATACGCATCTTGGCCTTCGTGGCATCGATCGGATGCGGCAGGTGACGACGCTGCTCGACAGGGAATGGATTGGAAGCCAGAAATTCCAGGCGGCTCCCGCGATCATCTGCGGCGACCTCAATGCTGTCCCGTCATCGCCGGCCTACAAAATGCTGGCGCGGCATTTCCGCGACACGCAGCTGCTCGCCGCGCGCCGTCCCCGCCCGACCTATCCCTCTCGACTGCCGATCCTGCGGATCGACCATATATTCGTATCGGACGGGATTGGCGTGACATCTGCAACCGTCACCGCGACACCGCTCGTGCGCCGGGCTTCCGATCACCTGCCGCTGCTGGCTACCATATTGCCGGGGGCTGCGAGCAGGCGAAGGGAAATCGCGTTTTGA
- a CDS encoding carbohydrate ABC transporter permease, producing MSTVASSATTSQGGNGRRWIGRTIIYGLLLIFAILYLMPLFVMLVTSFKTMDEIQNGNMLALPRSPTFEPWFKAWGETCVGLTCAGIKGYFWNSIKMVVPAVAISTILGALNGYVLTKWRFPGHTLVFGLMLFACFIPFQSVLLPMATILGSLGRFGATLQNATGMSFGFGNPTVNLVFVHVVYGLGFTTLFFRNYYEAFPTELVRAAQVDGASFFQIFRRIMLPNSLPIIVVTVIYQFTNIWNDFLFASAYAGTGESMPMTVALNNVVNTSTGVVEYNVNMAAAMIAAVPTLIVYILAGRYFVRGLMAGAVKG from the coding sequence ATGAGCACCGTTGCCTCTTCAGCAACCACATCGCAAGGCGGCAATGGCCGCCGGTGGATCGGCCGCACCATCATCTACGGCCTGCTGCTGATCTTCGCGATCCTCTACCTGATGCCGCTCTTCGTGATGCTGGTCACCTCGTTCAAGACCATGGACGAGATCCAGAACGGCAACATGCTGGCATTGCCTCGGTCGCCGACCTTCGAGCCCTGGTTCAAGGCCTGGGGCGAGACCTGCGTCGGCCTGACCTGCGCCGGCATCAAGGGCTATTTCTGGAACTCGATCAAGATGGTCGTTCCGGCCGTGGCGATTTCCACCATCCTGGGCGCGCTCAACGGCTATGTGCTGACCAAATGGCGCTTTCCGGGTCACACGCTCGTGTTCGGCTTGATGCTGTTTGCCTGCTTCATCCCGTTCCAGTCGGTGCTGCTGCCGATGGCGACGATCCTCGGTAGCCTCGGCCGCTTCGGTGCCACGCTCCAGAACGCCACGGGCATGAGCTTCGGCTTCGGCAATCCGACCGTCAATCTGGTCTTCGTGCATGTCGTTTACGGTCTGGGCTTCACGACGCTGTTCTTCCGCAACTACTACGAGGCCTTTCCGACTGAACTGGTCAGAGCCGCGCAGGTCGACGGCGCCAGCTTCTTCCAGATCTTCCGTCGCATCATGCTGCCGAATTCGCTGCCGATCATCGTCGTCACGGTGATCTACCAGTTCACCAATATCTGGAACGACTTCCTGTTCGCTTCCGCCTATGCCGGCACCGGTGAATCCATGCCGATGACGGTGGCGCTCAACAATGTCGTGAATACCTCGACCGGTGTGGTCGAATACAATGTCAACATGGCCGCCGCCATGATCGCCGCCGTGCCCACACTCATCGTCTATATTCTCGCCGGCCGCTATTTCGTACGCGGTCTGATGGCGGGCGCCGTCAAAGGGTAA
- a CDS encoding adenylate/guanylate cyclase domain-containing protein: MDHSDVGTVAAWLTEQGLKGASEAELLTGFCNSCREFGLPLDRGLALMDTLHPVHEGRAFRWDSQEEIETEFEYGPTGEGSARDNWQRSAFYYLWSGKESEVRRRIGFGDPTDFVMLDEMVKAGHTDFVAMVHRFAKAGTIGEMDCFFSHFTTRHPQGFCDDDLAILRKLVPVLALAIKCIALGRIARTIAEVYLGEDAAKQVLEGKITRGKSERISAALWFSDLLNYTKISDSAPPEEILPLLNAYSEVVISAIHEAGGDVLKLIGDGVLAIFKDEDQSEACHAALRAEALLRKKLSTLNQQRAADGRPTTDVYLGLHIGDVFYGNIGSQERLDFTVIGPAVNEVSRIASICRSVDLNVLMSSDFAAAIAEAHRGGLACIGRYALRGVKRSQELYTLETAGLGA; encoded by the coding sequence ATGGATCACAGCGACGTCGGAACGGTGGCCGCATGGCTGACGGAACAGGGGCTGAAAGGGGCCTCCGAAGCCGAGCTGCTGACCGGCTTTTGCAATTCCTGCCGCGAGTTCGGCCTGCCGCTTGATCGCGGCCTGGCGCTCATGGATACACTGCACCCGGTGCACGAGGGCCGCGCCTTCCGGTGGGACAGCCAGGAGGAAATCGAGACCGAGTTCGAATATGGTCCGACCGGCGAAGGCAGTGCGCGGGATAACTGGCAGCGTTCGGCCTTCTACTACCTCTGGTCCGGCAAAGAGAGCGAGGTGCGCCGCCGCATCGGCTTCGGCGACCCGACCGATTTCGTCATGCTCGACGAAATGGTCAAAGCTGGCCACACCGATTTCGTCGCCATGGTACATCGCTTCGCCAAGGCTGGTACGATCGGCGAGATGGATTGCTTTTTTTCGCATTTTACGACCCGGCATCCGCAAGGCTTTTGCGACGACGACCTCGCCATCCTGCGCAAGCTGGTGCCGGTCCTGGCGCTGGCAATAAAATGCATCGCCCTCGGTCGCATCGCGCGGACCATCGCCGAGGTCTACCTGGGCGAGGATGCAGCAAAGCAGGTGCTGGAGGGCAAGATCACGCGCGGCAAGTCGGAGCGGATTTCGGCGGCGCTTTGGTTTTCGGATCTTCTGAATTACACCAAGATATCGGACAGCGCGCCGCCGGAAGAGATTCTGCCGCTGCTCAACGCATATAGCGAAGTGGTGATTTCCGCGATCCACGAGGCAGGTGGCGACGTCTTGAAGCTCATCGGCGACGGTGTTCTTGCGATTTTCAAGGATGAGGACCAATCCGAAGCATGCCACGCGGCATTGCGCGCCGAGGCTCTGTTGCGCAAGAAGCTTTCAACGCTCAATCAACAGCGCGCCGCCGATGGCAGGCCGACGACCGACGTCTATCTCGGCCTGCATATCGGCGATGTCTTCTACGGCAATATCGGCAGCCAGGAACGGCTGGACTTCACGGTCATTGGTCCGGCGGTCAACGAGGTCAGCCGCATTGCGTCGATATGCCGGTCGGTCGATCTCAACGTACTGATGTCATCGGATTTTGCAGCGGCTATTGCTGAAGCTCACCGCGGCGGCCTCGCCTGCATCGGCCGTTACGCGCTGCGCGGTGTCAAGCGGTCGCAGGAGCTTTACACGCTCGAAACTGCCGGGCTCGGCGCCTGA
- a CDS encoding DoxX family protein, whose protein sequence is MARAIAVIVARIIFSFIFFMAAGFKFADMGATATYIASAGFPVARLLAWVAASFEMALALALITGVFFTEASLLGAIYVVFLAFAFHGPSRWTDNQAEFGFFVDHFSFLAGLLFAAVHGPEKWAITRSLMRL, encoded by the coding sequence ATGGCCAGAGCAATCGCAGTGATCGTCGCACGCATCATCTTCAGCTTCATCTTCTTCATGGCGGCCGGCTTCAAGTTTGCCGACATGGGCGCCACGGCAACCTATATCGCCTCCGCCGGCTTTCCGGTTGCCCGCTTGCTGGCATGGGTCGCAGCCTCCTTCGAGATGGCTTTGGCGCTAGCCCTGATAACCGGCGTGTTCTTTACGGAAGCAAGCCTGCTTGGGGCCATTTACGTCGTCTTTCTGGCATTTGCCTTTCATGGCCCGTCACGCTGGACGGACAACCAGGCGGAATTCGGCTTCTTCGTCGACCACTTCAGCTTCCTCGCTGGACTTCTATTTGCCGCCGTGCACGGGCCGGAGAAGTGGGCGATCACCCGCAGCCTGATGAGACTTTAA